One Helicobacter sp. MIT 21-1697 genomic window carries:
- a CDS encoding NADH-quinone oxidoreductase subunit J, producing MFEAITFYLFSTLCIVSFLIVVTSKRILYAMTALASGMIFISGIFFVLDAEFLGVVQIIVYSGSVVALYAFAMMFFDTSKDIIESHKNEWIVCILCFGIALVLVCIFGMPLLGSNLEVVADSQNLLNITEMNNIQMIGYVIFTKYLIPFEIAAFMLLVAMVVGIILSIKRSEQ from the coding sequence ATGTTTGAAGCTATTACATTTTATCTTTTTAGCACATTATGCATTGTAAGTTTTCTTATTGTAGTTACCTCAAAGCGTATTCTTTATGCAATGACAGCTCTTGCAAGTGGTATGATTTTTATCTCTGGGATATTCTTTGTGCTTGATGCAGAATTTTTGGGTGTGGTGCAAATTATTGTGTATAGTGGCTCTGTTGTAGCACTTTACGCATTTGCAATGATGTTTTTTGACACTTCTAAGGATATTATAGAATCTCATAAAAATGAATGGATAGTTTGCATATTATGCTTTGGCATAGCATTGGTGCTTGTATGTATATTTGGTATGCCATTGCTTGGAAGTAATCTTGAAGTAGTTGCAGATTCTCAAAATCTACTCAACATCACAGAGATGAATAATATCCAAATGATTGGTTATGTCATCTTTACTAAATATCTCATTCCCTTTGAAATAGCGGCATTTATGCTGCTTGTGGCAATGGTTGTTGGGATTATATTAAGCATTAAAAGGAGTGAGCAATGA
- the nuoK gene encoding NADH-quinone oxidoreductase subunit NuoK, whose amino-acid sequence MISLNHYLLLCAILFCIGLFGILRRSNILMLFFSTEILLNAINIGFVAIGSYLNDLNGEIFALFIIAIAASEIAVGLGLVVIWYKKHRTLDITTLQNLKG is encoded by the coding sequence ATGATTAGCCTCAATCATTATTTATTGCTATGCGCAATACTTTTTTGCATAGGGCTGTTTGGTATTTTAAGACGAAGCAATATCTTAATGCTATTTTTCTCAACCGAAATTTTGCTCAATGCCATTAATATTGGCTTTGTTGCCATAGGTTCATATCTCAATGATTTAAATGGTGAGATTTTTGCACTTTTTATCATTGCTATTGCAGCATCAGAAATTGCTGTTGGATTAGGGCTTGTTGTTATTTGGTATAAAAAGCATCGTACGCTTGATATTACCACACTTCAAAATCTTAAAGGATAA
- the nuoL gene encoding NADH-quinone oxidoreductase subunit L, producing MRFSSEMLIQMVYIALFAPLIGAFFAALFGHKKKCLFAGLVPTILLFFSLLASCILFLEIYSSGVVIHIDLLDWIEAGSFYSSFGFMIDTISVSMMLVVSLVSAMVHIYSIGYMKHDAGFNRYFSYLSAFVFSMMLLVMSDNFLGLFAGWEGVGLCSYLLVGFWYERPKANFASIEAFVANRIADLALIIGIFLIAYHCESLKYEEVFLSLESNNFDISILLWIGALLFVGAMGKSAQFPFHTWLADAMEGPTPVSALIHAATMVTAGVYLVVRAHPLYQMIPDVGFFIASLGAFVAFFGASMALVNKDLKRVIAYSTLSQLGYMFVAAGLGAYWIALFHLITHAFFKALLFLGAGNVMHAMDDKLDISKMGALYKPLRWTMVMMSIASVALAGIYPFAGFFSKDLILEVAFNNHLFIWATLFISALFTAFYSFRLLMLVFFVKKRHHDNPHEAYPYMLLSMLPLAILAIVAGMGGVLEHFLSSFLPPVTLSIPHQTHILLIGATLGFVCLVALFSIIKYARGGFSPFWESTFIYKILSNHYYIPKLYETILIKPYEKCAHFLWQKIELGCIDMFVDSLMHYIKMLGATFSSFQNGSLTRMMRLMTLGLCILLLVCAVYFMWRQL from the coding sequence ATGAGATTCTCAAGTGAAATGCTTATTCAAATGGTATATATTGCGCTATTTGCGCCACTTATTGGGGCATTTTTTGCCGCTTTATTTGGACATAAAAAAAAGTGTTTATTTGCAGGTCTTGTTCCCACAATATTGCTTTTTTTCTCCCTATTGGCTTCTTGTATTCTCTTTTTAGAGATATATAGCTCTGGTGTAGTGATTCACATTGACTTGTTAGATTGGATTGAAGCAGGTAGTTTTTATAGTTCATTTGGCTTTATGATTGATACGATAAGTGTGAGTATGATGCTTGTTGTAAGTCTTGTATCTGCAATGGTGCATATTTATTCTATTGGTTATATGAAACACGATGCAGGATTTAACCGCTATTTTAGCTATTTAAGTGCCTTTGTATTCTCAATGATGCTCCTTGTGATGAGTGATAATTTTCTTGGACTTTTTGCTGGCTGGGAGGGAGTAGGATTATGTTCTTACTTACTTGTAGGATTTTGGTATGAACGCCCTAAGGCAAATTTTGCCTCCATTGAAGCATTTGTAGCAAATAGAATCGCTGACCTTGCTTTAATTATTGGCATATTCCTTATTGCCTATCATTGCGAAAGTTTGAAATATGAGGAAGTATTCCTATCCTTAGAATCAAATAATTTTGATATAAGCATATTGCTCTGGATTGGCGCATTGCTTTTTGTAGGTGCTATGGGCAAATCCGCACAATTCCCCTTTCACACTTGGCTTGCTGATGCAATGGAAGGACCAACACCCGTATCTGCTCTCATACACGCAGCAACTATGGTAACTGCTGGCGTATATTTAGTTGTGCGTGCGCACCCACTTTACCAAATGATACCTGATGTAGGATTCTTTATTGCTTCACTTGGAGCATTTGTAGCATTTTTCGGCGCAAGTATGGCACTTGTAAATAAAGACTTAAAACGCGTCATTGCTTACTCCACACTCTCGCAACTTGGATATATGTTTGTGGCTGCAGGGCTTGGAGCATATTGGATAGCACTTTTTCACCTTATTACACACGCATTTTTCAAAGCCTTACTCTTCCTTGGGGCAGGTAATGTAATGCACGCTATGGACGATAAACTTGATATTAGCAAAATGGGTGCTTTATACAAACCTCTGCGATGGACAATGGTTATGATGAGTATTGCTTCAGTGGCTCTTGCAGGAATCTATCCCTTTGCAGGCTTTTTCTCTAAAGATTTAATTTTAGAAGTTGCCTTCAATAATCATCTCTTTATATGGGCTACACTCTTTATAAGTGCTTTATTTACGGCATTTTATAGTTTTAGGCTTCTTATGCTCGTATTTTTTGTCAAAAAAAGACATCACGACAATCCCCACGAAGCTTATCCTTATATGCTCCTTTCTATGCTTCCTTTAGCCATCTTAGCTATTGTTGCTGGAATGGGTGGAGTGCTTGAACATTTCTTAAGTAGCTTTTTGCCCCCTGTAACACTCTCTATCCCTCATCAAACACATATCCTCCTTATTGGTGCAACACTAGGATTTGTTTGCCTTGTAGCTCTCTTTAGCATTATCAAATATGCTAGGGGAGGATTCTCGCCTTTTTGGGAAAGCACCTTTATATACAAAATCTTAAGCAACCACTATTATATCCCCAAACTCTATGAAACAATACTTATCAAACCCTATGAAAAATGTGCTCATTTCTTGTGGCAAAAAATTGAACTTGGCTGCATTGATATGTTCGTAGATTCTCTAATGCACTATATAAAAATGCTAGGTGCTACATTTTCATCATTCCAAAATGGTTCGCTTACGCGTATGATGCGCCTTATGACTTTAGGACTTTGCATTTTGCTACTTGTATGCGCTGTTTATTTTATGTGGAGGCAGTTATGA
- a CDS encoding NADH-quinone oxidoreductase subunit M, with the protein MNYLLSIVIFFPAFAALLLFVLKGENSRIFAIIASALELLFVILLWSEFNVNYGGLQFFTRYELIASYGISYYIGIDGISLFLLALNALITLLALYFFKHIKTSLVIAVLFLESIVMGVFSALDVILFYIFWELSLLPVLYILGVWGSENKIYASIKYFLYTFGASLIMLVGILYYAYQYALIMGVWSFSLTDWYQLSLDTDIQKWLFAAFFIGTAVKIPLFPLHSWQPYAYTQAPIIGSALLSGVLSKMGTYALLRFVLPLFPDISSNIGIFISIICVFMVIYGAMLAYAQKDIKTLLAYGSISHMGVIVLGIFSLNTEGLSGAVFFMVSHGVVVATLFLLIGVFYERVQTRQMEQVQGLAHSMPQFSTIFGIVMMCSLGLPLTMGFVGEVLCLYGFFQVNPIMAFLAGSSFFVGAIYMLVCFKKVFFGVALPKFMSLKDLDSREKVVFIPVVILIVWLGVYPKPLLNPISTSTEILSQAIGLKISESNPNTPVNTLEDFAYPPLELPQDFDDEGVLIIPKVGD; encoded by the coding sequence ATGAATTATCTCTTAAGTATTGTTATATTTTTTCCAGCATTTGCCGCACTCCTTTTATTTGTGCTCAAAGGTGAAAATAGTCGCATTTTTGCCATTATTGCTTCTGCCCTTGAATTGCTTTTTGTTATTTTGCTTTGGAGTGAATTTAATGTCAATTACGGAGGACTTCAATTTTTTACCCGCTATGAACTTATTGCTTCCTATGGCATAAGCTATTATATCGGCATTGATGGTATCTCACTCTTTCTCCTTGCACTTAATGCCCTTATTACACTGCTCGCACTTTACTTTTTTAAACATATCAAAACCTCTCTTGTTATTGCAGTATTATTCCTTGAAAGCATCGTAATGGGAGTGTTTAGTGCGCTTGATGTAATACTATTTTACATTTTTTGGGAGCTTTCACTTTTGCCTGTGCTTTACATACTTGGCGTATGGGGCAGTGAAAATAAAATCTATGCTTCAATCAAATATTTTCTCTACACTTTTGGAGCTTCGCTCATTATGCTTGTGGGAATCCTATATTATGCTTACCAATACGCACTTATTATGGGTGTATGGAGCTTTAGCCTCACTGATTGGTATCAGCTCTCACTTGATACAGATATACAAAAATGGCTTTTTGCAGCTTTTTTCATCGGCACAGCAGTGAAAATTCCACTTTTTCCGCTTCATTCTTGGCAACCATACGCTTATACTCAAGCACCTATTATCGGCTCTGCACTGCTTTCTGGCGTATTGAGCAAAATGGGAACTTACGCACTTTTGCGTTTTGTATTACCTCTTTTCCCCGATATAAGCAGTAATATTGGCATTTTTATAAGTATTATATGTGTTTTTATGGTCATTTATGGAGCAATGCTCGCTTATGCACAAAAAGATATTAAAACTCTCCTTGCTTATGGTTCTATTTCGCATATGGGAGTTATCGTGCTTGGTATTTTTTCACTCAACACAGAGGGATTAAGTGGAGCAGTATTTTTTATGGTATCTCACGGCGTAGTTGTAGCTACACTCTTCTTGCTCATAGGCGTGTTTTACGAACGCGTACAAACAAGACAAATGGAACAGGTGCAAGGCTTAGCTCATTCAATGCCCCAATTTAGCACTATCTTTGGTATTGTAATGATGTGTTCCTTAGGACTACCCCTTACAATGGGCTTTGTAGGCGAAGTGCTTTGTCTCTATGGTTTCTTCCAAGTCAATCCTATTATGGCTTTTCTTGCAGGAAGCAGCTTTTTTGTCGGTGCTATTTATATGTTAGTCTGCTTCAAAAAAGTTTTTTTTGGTGTTGCTCTACCCAAATTTATGAGCTTGAAAGATTTAGATTCAAGAGAAAAGGTTGTTTTCATACCTGTGGTGATACTTATTGTATGGCTTGGTGTGTATCCAAAACCACTGCTTAACCCTATTAGCACAAGCACAGAAATACTCTCTCAAGCCATTGGGCTTAAAATTTCAGAATCTAACCCTAATACTCCTGTTAATACCCTAGAAGATTTTGCTTACCCTCCCCTTGAATTGCCCCAAGATTTTGATGATGAAGGGGTGCTTATTATCCCAAAAGTAGGAGATTAA
- the nuoN gene encoding NADH-quinone oxidoreductase subunit NuoN, giving the protein MPESMSFSLNQLNLQLLIPMCISLFGGIILLGVGAFNKIKSRDLYVAISMLFVILNLGFLFLEGNPIHQFGFFNLLLVDGISLLTQIIMLLATFILLLFFMNQNNLPETQGAEFYALLLFSIAGFAFMVSSQNLILILLGLETASLCLYALIALHNQKNAFEASIKYFIMGALATTFYAFGAMLLYAATGSVDIISIATFLQQQSYQPSILVFAGFIFLLCALGFKVTLVPFHSWGPDVYEGSNALLAGFIAIVPKIVTFAVIIRIFSVFIDSHSAFVEYTLYALVVLTMTIPNLTALTQKDVKRMLAYSSISHSGFVLAAILINTPQSHSVIFFYWFLFLFANIGAFGILWLSIDCKKNYQTQISHPFERFSGMIKTNPTLAILLTLFMFALAGIPPFCVFWGKMYLMESAISANYTILALIMAINSIIAGFYYLKLVVYIFAKEPNEIKDSHSFELSSKFALGITALMSVACLFMVQNLLEITEKYILK; this is encoded by the coding sequence ATGCCAGAATCTATGAGTTTTTCATTAAATCAACTTAACTTGCAGCTCCTTATACCTATGTGTATTTCGCTCTTTGGTGGAATCATTTTGCTTGGTGTTGGCGCGTTTAACAAAATAAAATCACGCGACTTGTATGTTGCTATCAGTATGCTCTTTGTAATCTTAAATCTCGGCTTCTTATTCCTTGAGGGTAACCCCATACATCAGTTTGGCTTCTTTAACCTCTTGCTTGTTGATGGCATTTCGCTTTTAACACAGATTATTATGCTTCTTGCTACCTTTATCCTCTTGCTCTTTTTTATGAATCAAAATAACTTACCCGAAACGCAAGGAGCTGAATTTTACGCACTTCTTTTATTTAGTATTGCAGGATTTGCCTTTATGGTATCAAGTCAAAACCTCATTCTTATCCTCCTCGGGCTAGAAACTGCTTCTTTGTGTCTATATGCACTTATCGCACTCCATAACCAAAAAAATGCCTTTGAAGCTTCAATCAAGTATTTCATAATGGGCGCATTAGCTACTACATTTTATGCCTTTGGAGCGATGCTTCTTTATGCTGCCACAGGAAGTGTGGATATAATAAGCATTGCAACCTTTCTTCAACAACAATCCTATCAACCCTCAATCCTTGTATTTGCAGGTTTTATCTTTTTGCTGTGTGCATTGGGCTTTAAGGTTACTCTTGTGCCTTTCCATTCGTGGGGACCAGATGTATATGAAGGCTCAAACGCACTTTTGGCAGGATTTATTGCCATTGTGCCAAAAATTGTAACTTTTGCAGTCATAATACGAATCTTTAGTGTATTCATAGATTCTCATAGTGCCTTTGTTGAATACACTCTTTATGCGCTTGTAGTCCTTACAATGACTATACCCAACCTCACAGCCCTCACCCAAAAAGATGTCAAACGTATGCTGGCGTATAGTTCAATCTCTCATTCTGGCTTTGTGCTTGCAGCTATTTTGATTAACACTCCACAATCTCATAGTGTCATATTTTTTTATTGGTTTTTATTTCTCTTTGCTAATATTGGGGCATTTGGGATTTTGTGGTTAAGCATAGACTGCAAAAAAAATTATCAAACACAAATAAGCCACCCTTTTGAGAGATTTAGCGGTATGATAAAAACTAATCCTACACTTGCTATTTTGCTTACTTTGTTTATGTTTGCCCTTGCTGGTATTCCTCCTTTTTGCGTTTTTTGGGGAAAAATGTATCTTATGGAAAGTGCTATTAGTGCAAATTACACTATTCTCGCACTTATTATGGCAATAAATAGCATTATTGCAGGATTTTATTATCTTAAACTTGTTGTGTATATCTTTGCCAAAGAGCCAAATGAGATAAAAGATTCTCACTCTTTTGAACTCTCAAGCAAATTTGCTCTAGGCATTACCGCCCTTATGAGTGTAGCTTGTTTATTTATGGTCCAAAATTTGCTTGAGATTACTGAAAAATATATTTTGAAATAG
- a CDS encoding tetratricopeptide repeat protein, with amino-acid sequence MRRFMVALAFFLPFYALGLDVTINYGKEAKEHFSVLNIIHKEPLSCSENKNTQDEVTYIVCTLERTPVASFSPTETLFFRFWSRIIDGRFYLYVEPKHKIKLFATPSDLKKNNLITKEQPSKSLSWQIIGYKNEIPFLNDYTDQDKPRGLNFPIKIIKNKELFFNDIDINRGPLHYDEGEDFVTYSQIKTLMNNQNYIEAVKLIDETLIGYPKTIFAKDLLLFRLRALESFDSAENSDMIADMGTKWIKKYPTDANVPEVLYYLGNAYADMRIPEEAKYYFDRTISEYPDSRYMPLAKMALAKNFNTGADANVASKLFAQAYQEAKDLDSASAIAIEWSKFRLHNHDKEQAQKLLETMVKVNPSYIVRYPIKNYEFLRFLAEEQLYLIAAELGEYLYENLLNDDISKEDLLDNVSLWYQAANATQDAHRINKIFLQEFEHRPKTEEIKERDDKLLFALAEDENAESKIEKYDYIIENYANTPEQEKALALKAQTLFDEGKYQEVLALKDILKDNTLIAQTYTALLHKSLKDNDCKQATGYYLKYPQASLEPQEKMPLFDCLYSLALNKEAAQISENMAQESNELPLKLEWLYRDTLNFAKLGDSKSTARAGRDALELAKNLKNTKYYDVAFILFDALTTLNNKEGALETYAFLKEYQKDNPQMFAVNLNLLKNAENEKDELGIEIYAKDILRLQTLTQNTADSPYVDFALAQSYIRTQRADEAIAVLDNLLKKDINNDNKQKALYLKGSLLKTLQKDAQSTFEQCTAIAYEGAWKNLCVQALDILKGNP; translated from the coding sequence GTGCGAAGGTTTATGGTGGCTTTGGCATTTTTTTTGCCCTTTTATGCACTTGGGCTTGATGTTACCATTAATTATGGAAAAGAAGCAAAAGAGCATTTCTCTGTGCTTAATATTATCCACAAAGAGCCTCTTAGTTGCTCTGAAAATAAAAACACGCAAGATGAAGTTACTTATATCGTTTGCACATTAGAGCGCACACCTGTTGCAAGCTTCTCCCCCACAGAAACACTTTTTTTTCGTTTTTGGAGTCGGATTATTGATGGCAGATTCTATCTCTATGTTGAGCCAAAGCATAAAATCAAGCTTTTTGCGACACCAAGTGATTTAAAAAAAAATAATCTTATTACAAAAGAGCAGCCAAGTAAAAGTTTATCGTGGCAAATTATTGGCTATAAAAATGAAATACCTTTTCTGAATGATTACACTGACCAAGATAAGCCACGTGGGCTAAATTTTCCTATTAAAATTATCAAAAATAAAGAGTTATTTTTTAATGATATTGATATTAATAGAGGACCTTTACATTATGATGAGGGTGAAGATTTTGTAACTTATAGCCAAATTAAAACATTGATGAATAATCAAAATTATATTGAAGCTGTGAAACTTATTGATGAAACGCTTATTGGGTATCCAAAAACTATTTTTGCAAAAGATTTACTACTCTTTAGACTAAGGGCTTTAGAATCATTTGATTCTGCTGAAAATAGCGATATGATTGCGGATATGGGGACAAAATGGATTAAAAAATATCCCACAGATGCCAATGTCCCCGAAGTGCTTTATTATCTTGGTAATGCCTACGCAGATATGCGTATCCCCGAAGAGGCAAAATATTATTTTGATAGAACTATTAGCGAGTATCCGGATTCGCGTTATATGCCTCTTGCTAAAATGGCGCTTGCTAAAAATTTTAATACAGGGGCTGATGCAAATGTTGCCTCCAAGCTTTTTGCCCAAGCCTATCAAGAGGCAAAAGACCTTGATAGCGCAAGTGCAATAGCCATTGAATGGAGTAAGTTTCGCTTGCATAATCACGATAAAGAACAAGCCCAAAAACTCCTTGAGACAATGGTAAAAGTCAATCCAAGCTATATTGTCAGATACCCTATCAAAAACTATGAATTTTTAAGATTCCTCGCCGAAGAGCAACTTTATCTCATTGCTGCCGAGCTTGGCGAATACCTCTATGAGAATCTTTTAAATGATGATATATCTAAAGAAGATTTGCTTGATAATGTAAGTCTTTGGTATCAAGCTGCCAATGCAACCCAAGATGCCCATAGAATCAATAAAATTTTTCTCCAAGAGTTTGAACATCGCCCCAAAACAGAAGAAATTAAAGAAAGAGACGATAAGCTTCTCTTCGCCCTTGCAGAAGATGAAAATGCGGAATCTAAAATTGAAAAATACGACTATATTATTGAAAACTATGCAAATACACCCGAGCAAGAAAAAGCACTTGCATTAAAAGCTCAAACACTCTTTGATGAGGGAAAATATCAAGAAGTCCTAGCGCTCAAAGATATACTTAAAGATAATACACTCATTGCACAAACTTATACCGCATTGCTTCACAAAAGCCTCAAAGACAATGATTGCAAACAAGCCACAGGTTATTATCTCAAGTATCCACAAGCCTCTTTAGAGCCGCAGGAAAAGATGCCACTCTTTGATTGTCTTTATTCTCTCGCACTCAATAAAGAAGCGGCTCAAATATCTGAAAATATGGCACAGGAGAGCAATGAACTGCCCCTCAAACTTGAATGGCTCTATCGTGATACGCTCAACTTCGCTAAACTTGGCGATTCTAAAAGCACAGCGCGTGCAGGAAGAGATGCACTAGAACTTGCAAAGAATCTCAAAAATACAAAATATTATGATGTGGCATTTATACTTTTTGATGCACTTACAACTCTTAATAACAAAGAGGGTGCGCTTGAGACTTATGCGTTTTTAAAAGAATATCAAAAAGACAATCCACAAATGTTTGCTGTCAATCTAAATCTGCTCAAAAATGCCGAAAACGAAAAAGATGAACTAGGCATTGAAATTTATGCCAAAGATATTTTGCGCCTGCAGACCCTCACTCAAAATACTGCTGATTCTCCTTATGTGGATTTTGCCCTAGCACAAAGCTATATACGCACACAGCGAGCAGATGAAGCTATTGCCGTGCTTGATAATCTGCTCAAAAAAGATATAAATAATGACAATAAACAAAAAGCTTTATATCTTAAAGGCTCACTGCTTAAAACCTTGCAAAAAGACGCACAAAGCACATTTGAGCAATGCACTGCTATCGCTTATGAGGGTGCTTGGAAAAATCTGTGTGTTCAAGCACTTGATATTCTCAAAGGCAATCCTTAA
- a CDS encoding HesA/MoeB/ThiF family protein, with product MYDFSQEQLRRYARHFSLKECGFKGQEKILESKVLIVGAGGLGSPVAFYLAAAGVGEIGIIDGDSVDLSNLQRQILHTTAEVGTPKLESAFAKLSALNPEITLTPHFTMLESHNALEILSRYDVIVDGTDNFATKFLINDACVLLNKPYSHGGILRFSGQSMSIKPKESACYACIFDSPPPEGSVPNCASAGVFGAIAGMLGTIQAAEVLKIITGIGQPLYNQLLSFDSLTMNFRKIKLKKNPKCRVCGENGITQLQEYTNPACKIKP from the coding sequence ATGTATGATTTTAGCCAAGAGCAACTAAGGAGATATGCACGACATTTTAGCCTGAAAGAATGTGGATTCAAAGGGCAAGAGAAAATTTTAGAATCTAAAGTGCTCATTGTAGGTGCAGGAGGGCTTGGTTCGCCTGTGGCATTCTATCTTGCAGCTGCTGGAGTGGGTGAGATAGGTATCATTGATGGAGATAGCGTAGATTTAAGCAATTTGCAAAGACAGATTCTTCATACCACCGCAGAAGTAGGCACGCCCAAGTTAGAATCTGCTTTTGCTAAACTCTCTGCACTCAACCCAGAAATCACACTCACGCCACATTTTACTATGCTTGAATCCCATAATGCCCTTGAGATTCTATCACGCTATGATGTGATTGTTGATGGCACTGATAATTTTGCGACAAAATTCCTTATCAACGATGCGTGTGTGCTGCTCAACAAGCCTTATTCGCACGGGGGTATTTTACGCTTTAGTGGGCAAAGTATGAGCATTAAACCAAAGGAGAGTGCGTGCTATGCTTGTATATTTGATAGCCCACCACCGGAGGGGAGTGTGCCAAATTGTGCAAGCGCAGGGGTATTTGGGGCAATCGCAGGAATGCTTGGCACAATCCAAGCCGCTGAAGTGCTCAAAATCATCACAGGCATAGGACAACCTCTTTATAATCAGCTCCTAAGTTTTGATTCACTCACAATGAACTTTCGCAAAATCAAACTCAAAAAAAACCCAAAATGTCGTGTATGTGGAGAAAATGGCATAACACAACTGCAAGAATATACAAATCCCGCGTGTAAAATCAAACCTTAA
- a CDS encoding LTA synthase family protein gives MFESTAFALKPLTLICLFLLFMVLYVLALRGPFKYVAMNDATYRFSHIEIFNALALNPIMSFIWAHKNYKRDMLDTFIAADEHKMQLLQNQLFPLFAKSPKNEFALANKPHIMLNLMESFGLQMLEHSNDINLLGELEKHFEEDFIFRRFLSFGNNTGPSLSMLFTYSPKVLLKSQYKKHYLAHTPIELYKAQGYKVIFLTSGNRTWFDVGEFMEIQGVDEIIDEIILSKEYKGVEKSRFAYGIGDEFMYKKALELLENAQQPLLILALTAANHSPYPNVYESISTESIPPNLLKHITRKPYKALNTYIYANNEFGKFLSAFKNSWVKDKTIIAATGDHRMRDFTIDSIKESALAYSVPLYLYVPSSYQHNIVYDAFRVGSHKDIFPTLYALSLSEVEYLNLGGRNMLGTKENDKYEFAYNQALWLDEKGIYPLHSDRGYAYENPQSLLSNGEHFALDEYHLHFPKLYDELNEQQLRFRLINMHQHKQD, from the coding sequence TTGTTTGAATCTACCGCCTTTGCGCTTAAGCCTCTTACTCTTATATGCTTATTTCTTCTCTTTATGGTGCTTTATGTTTTGGCTTTAAGGGGACCTTTTAAATATGTAGCGATGAATGACGCCACTTATAGATTCTCACACATAGAGATATTTAATGCTCTCGCGCTTAATCCCATAATGTCTTTTATCTGGGCTCACAAAAATTACAAAAGAGATATGCTAGACACATTCATAGCAGCAGATGAACACAAAATGCAGCTTTTGCAAAATCAACTCTTCCCTCTTTTTGCCAAAAGTCCCAAAAATGAGTTTGCCCTTGCAAACAAACCTCATATTATGCTCAATCTAATGGAAAGCTTTGGTTTGCAAATGCTAGAGCATTCTAATGATATAAATCTCTTAGGTGAGCTTGAAAAGCATTTTGAAGAAGATTTTATCTTTAGGAGATTTCTCTCCTTTGGGAACAATACAGGACCAAGCCTATCTATGCTTTTTACCTACTCGCCCAAAGTCCTTTTAAAGTCGCAATATAAAAAACATTATCTTGCACATACGCCCATAGAGCTTTATAAAGCACAGGGCTATAAGGTGATTTTCTTAACCTCTGGCAATAGAACTTGGTTTGATGTGGGAGAATTTATGGAGATTCAGGGCGTTGATGAGATTATTGATGAAATCATTTTGAGCAAGGAATACAAAGGAGTTGAAAAAAGTCGCTTCGCATATGGCATAGGCGATGAATTTATGTATAAAAAGGCTTTGGAGCTTTTAGAAAATGCGCAACAACCTCTTTTAATCCTCGCCCTCACTGCTGCAAATCATTCACCCTATCCCAATGTTTATGAAAGTATCTCCACAGAGTCCATTCCTCCCAATCTTTTGAAACACATCACAAGGAAGCCATACAAAGCCCTGAATACTTATATATATGCCAACAATGAATTTGGCAAGTTTTTAAGTGCATTTAAGAATAGCTGGGTAAAAGATAAAACCATCATTGCTGCCACAGGAGACCATAGAATGAGGGATTTTACAATAGATTCTATCAAAGAAAGTGCTTTGGCTTATAGTGTGCCGCTCTATCTCTATGTGCCTAGTAGTTATCAGCACAATATCGTGTATGATGCTTTTAGAGTGGGCTCACATAAGGATATTTTCCCCACACTTTATGCCCTGTCTTTAAGCGAAGTAGAATATCTCAATCTTGGCGGGAGAAATATGCTTGGCACAAAAGAAAATGACAAATATGAATTTGCCTACAATCAAGCACTTTGGCTTGATGAAAAGGGTATCTATCCACTTCATTCTGATAGAGGCTATGCGTATGAGAATCCACAGAGTTTATTAAGCAATGGGGAGCATTTCGCACTTGATGAATATCATTTGCATTTTCCAAAACTCTATGATGAGCTCAACGAACAACAGCTTCGTTTTAGACTCATCAATATGCACCAACATAAACAAGATTAG